In Columba livia isolate bColLiv1 breed racing homer chromosome Z, bColLiv1.pat.W.v2, whole genome shotgun sequence, one DNA window encodes the following:
- the LOC102091379 gene encoding LOW QUALITY PROTEIN: uncharacterized protein LOC102091379 (The sequence of the model RefSeq protein was modified relative to this genomic sequence to represent the inferred CDS: inserted 1 base in 1 codon; deleted 3 bases in 3 codons; substituted 2 bases at 2 genomic stop codons) — translation LDKQICLPVSTIRVIEPVHSSHELLKGSSSLQGNEDQRKDPKKAECKYLGILLVSFCDQDTVEYVNLTGEVRNHVRIAGMLLLNXQILIDWVALPTLVTLKXFGFKIIKASTYFFFSXTKRKPILVRLCFQELPSPVNISPPPGLVPSFSLRCFLILNFLKIQCLLRQQVYGGESKVDMMQLTPIFKRLKS, via the exons CTGGACAAGCAGATCTGCTTACCTGTTTCTACCATTCGTGTCATTGAG CCTGTGCATTCCAGCCACGAACTACTGAAAGGGTCT TCTTCCTTACAGGGCAATGAGGATCAGAGAAAGGATCCCAAAAAAGCAGAATGTAAATACTTGGGGATATTACTAGTTTCATTCTGTGATCAGGACACAGTGGAATATGTTAATCTAACTGGAGAGGTGAGGAATCATGTGCGTATAGCAGGAATGTTGTTGTTG AACTGACAAATTCTGATTGATTGGGTTGCCTTACCTACCTTGGTCACCTTGA AATTTgggtttaaaataataaaagccagcacctatttttttttttcttaaacaaaaaggAAGCCTATTTTGGTTAGGCTTTGTTTCCAAGAGCTCCCCTCACCTGTGAATATTTCACCACCACCTGGTTTGGTACCATCCTTTTCGTTGAGGTGCTTTTTGATACTGAACTTCCTTAAAATACAGTGCCTTCTCAGACAGCAAGTGTATGGTGGAGAAAGCAAAGTTGACATGATGCAGCTTACACCAATCTTTAAGCGTTTAAAAAGCTGA